AGCTGGACTGGCGTGAAAGAACGCCGCTCCATGCGGCGTCCGGCGCATCCTGCGGCGGCGCTCGGGCATCAGCGGCCGCTGCGGAACAGGACGACTTTCAGGGTATCGATCAGGATCAGGACGTCCAGGAACAGGCTGTTGTTCTTCACGTAGTACAGGTCGTACTGCAGCTTTTGCAGCGCGTCCTCGGCCGAGGAACCGTAGCCGTAGCGCACCTGCGCCCAACCGGTGATGCCCGGCTTGACGCTGTGACGCACGTTGTAATACGGCACCACTTCGATCAGCTGCTCGACGAAGTACTGGCGCTCCGGACGCGGGCCGACGAACGACATCTCGCCCTTGAACACGTTGAGGATCTGCGGCAGTTCGTCGATACGGGTCTTGCGCATGAAGTTGCCGACGCGGGTGATGCGCGGGTCGTTCTGCTGTGCCCACTGCGGCTTGCCGCTCTTTTCGGCGTCGGTGCGCATGCTGCGGAATTTGTGCACGCGGAAGATCTTGCCGTCTTCGCCGACCCGTTCCTGCGAGTAGAACACCGGGCCGCGGTCGCCCAGCCAGACCGCCAGCGCGGCGCCTAGCATCAGCGGGAAGGTCAGCGCCAGGATGATGGTGCTGCAGATGATGTCGAAGGCGCGCTTCATGAAGGAGCGCACGAAGCTCTGGTCGAAACCGCCGCCGAACACCAGCCACGACGGCTGCAGCGAGTCGACCCGGATCTGGTAGGTTTCGCGCTCGAAGAAGGTATTCGCGTCGGTGACCTTCAAGCCCTGCAGCTTGCAGTCGAGCAATTCCTTGATCGGGAAGCCGCCGCGCCGGTTCTGCACCGACACCACGATTTCCTGGACGCCGTGCTTTCTCGCCACCGACAGCAGCGACTCGCCTTCGCGCGACGCCATCAGCTTGTTCGAAGGCACGCACAGTTCCTCGGTCGGCGACGGGATGAAGCCGGCGATGTTGTAGCGGTGGTAGCTGACGTTGTTTTGCGCCAGGTCGCTGCACTCCTTGGCCAGCGGACCGCTGCCGACGAACAGCACGCGGGTTTCCAGGAAGCGCAGCTCCGAGGTCTTGAAGAACACCATGCGCGCGGTAAAGATGCCGGCGCCGGCGATGGCGAACACCAGCGCCAGGATGCCGCGGCCGAAATACAGGTCCGGAGCGATGTAGAACACCAGGGTCAGGATCAGGAAGCCCATCACGAACGAGGGCATCAGCTTCATGAAGAACGGATTGCGCAAGCCTTCGTTGAAGTTGAGCTGGTACATGCCCATCGCGCTCATGCTGAAGATGATGGCGGCGGCAAAGGCGATGGCCGAGGTGAGGAAGTGGTCCGGATGTTCCATGCTGGCGAACGACGCCGGCTGGCCCAGCTCCATGAAGCGCACCGCCGCGCCGGCGTAGGCGGCGCCGATCAGCACCAACACTTCGACGAACAGCAGGACGAACACGATCTTCGACACATAGTGGTTAGAAATTCTAAACACGATAGCTCCCGGTACTCTTCTTGATCATTTGGAAAACGTGGTTTGCACTTGCGTGCGGCAGGTCGGAGATGCGGCGGGCCGACGCGCACCGCCATGAAATGTCGGCCTGCAAGAGGCCTGTGGACAAGGGCACGCCCATAATACCGTAGAGGCTGCTGTCGATGATACGATCCCTGGCTGCGATGTTGCGGACTTGGTTCACGGCGTCGCCCTCAGCCAACGTCGTCGGCTTCCTGCTTTTTGCAAATTATTTAACATTTAATATACCACGGAAACATATTACTTACCCAGCAAAAGCATCTGGTTGTCAAGCAGAAACAACAGATTACAATCGGGCGTAACCGCTGGTTTGAACTTTTTGCATCGTTACGGCAGGCGGCATGCGGTACCTCTTGTATCAAGAAATCACCGTGATGTTGCGGAACTCTGCAATTACCGTAACCAACAGGCAATTTCTATGCATGAGTCCGCAATACTATCACTTTCGAAGTTGCCAACTCCGACAGGTATCTATCGTGCGCGACATTTCTTCTAAACATGTTCTAAAGCGCGAGGTGGCACTTTGGGGCACGGCATGTCACTCCGAAGAGCAACCGGCAAGTAAAAGGCGGTGCTGAAGCCGCGCTTATCGGCGGCCAACACGGGGGGACGGTATGGCCGGTAAGGGCCGCGCGTACGAACGATAGGGAGACAAAAAAACGGGGAATGGCGCGGCTGGCTGGGATCGAACCAGCGACCCTTGGCTTCGGAGGCCAATACTCTATCCACTGAGCTACAGCCGCGCTGGGAAGATGCCGAAGCATACAGTCTTTCACGAGCGTCGTCCATGGGAACGACGCGTGCCGGCAAGGAATTGCGTTTCCACTAACGATTTTTGGGTCTATAATCGGGCGCTAGTCCGTTGCAATTGAGCATTGCAAACGAACTTCGCCAGCGCAGCGCCAAGGACGGGTTTTTTTAATTGTATTAAGGAAATCATGAGCGACGCACACAATCAGCAGCAATCCCTGATTCAGACTCCCAAACAATTGATCGCTGCGGTCGCCGGTTTCTTCCTGGTGATCGTCATCGGCATCATCCTGCTGGTCATCTTCGTCACCAATAAACCCCTTCAAGGTGCC
The genomic region above belongs to Massilia forsythiae and contains:
- a CDS encoding TIGR03013 family XrtA/PEP-CTERM system glycosyltransferase, producing MFRISNHYVSKIVFVLLFVEVLVLIGAAYAGAAVRFMELGQPASFASMEHPDHFLTSAIAFAAAIIFSMSAMGMYQLNFNEGLRNPFFMKLMPSFVMGFLILTLVFYIAPDLYFGRGILALVFAIAGAGIFTARMVFFKTSELRFLETRVLFVGSGPLAKECSDLAQNNVSYHRYNIAGFIPSPTEELCVPSNKLMASREGESLLSVARKHGVQEIVVSVQNRRGGFPIKELLDCKLQGLKVTDANTFFERETYQIRVDSLQPSWLVFGGGFDQSFVRSFMKRAFDIICSTIILALTFPLMLGAALAVWLGDRGPVFYSQERVGEDGKIFRVHKFRSMRTDAEKSGKPQWAQQNDPRITRVGNFMRKTRIDELPQILNVFKGEMSFVGPRPERQYFVEQLIEVVPYYNVRHSVKPGITGWAQVRYGYGSSAEDALQKLQYDLYYVKNNSLFLDVLILIDTLKVVLFRSGR